In the genome of Ignavibacteriales bacterium, one region contains:
- the aqpZ gene encoding aquaporin Z — MKKFAAEFIGTFWLVLGGCGSAVLAAAFPGVGIGLVGVSLAFGLTVLTIAYSLGHISGAHLNPAVSVGLWIGGRFNAKELLPYIISQILGGIAAAGVLYIIATGNGSDIGGFAANGYAEHSPGNYSLGAALVTEIVMTFIFLIVILGATDERAPKGFAGLAIGLALTLIHLISIPVTNTSVNPARSISQALFVGGWAVEQLWLFIVAPITGAILAGVVYSAIFKK, encoded by the coding sequence ATGAAAAAGTTCGCTGCTGAATTCATTGGAACATTCTGGCTCGTGTTGGGTGGCTGCGGAAGTGCTGTACTTGCCGCTGCATTCCCGGGTGTTGGTATTGGTTTAGTTGGTGTATCATTAGCATTTGGTTTAACTGTACTTACTATTGCTTACTCTCTGGGACATATTTCGGGCGCACATTTAAATCCCGCTGTGTCTGTCGGCTTATGGATTGGAGGCAGATTCAATGCAAAGGAATTGCTGCCTTATATAATTTCTCAAATACTCGGAGGTATAGCTGCTGCAGGTGTTCTTTACATTATAGCTACAGGCAACGGAAGCGACATTGGCGGTTTTGCGGCAAATGGTTATGCAGAACATTCACCTGGTAATTACAGTCTTGGAGCAGCACTAGTAACTGAAATTGTAATGACATTCATTTTTCTGATTGTGATTCTCGGCGCAACTGATGAAAGAGCGCCGAAAGGATTTGCCGGGCTGGCGATCGGTCTTGCATTAACATTAATTCATTTAATAAGTATTCCCGTTACAAATACTTCCGTTAATCCTGCAAGAAGTATTAGCCAGGCTCTGTTCGTTGGCGGTTGGGCTGTTGAGCAGTTGTGGTTGTTTATTGTAGCGCCAATTACAGGAGCCATATTAGCCGGAGTGGTCTATAGTGCAATTTTCAAAAAATAG
- a CDS encoding DUF3788 family protein, which produces MEEKSFIEKNIKPDEAGLKKALGKTFSFYEKIIKQVSSFKSDWSFYNKSGWLLKIYDSKKALLYFVPLKNEFMISMTIRENERTVFMKDDELSFFHEEMNTSKKYPEGYALRFIIKTKTDYDNVSLFIQKLISMR; this is translated from the coding sequence ATGGAAGAAAAATCTTTCATTGAAAAAAATATTAAACCTGATGAAGCGGGTTTAAAAAAGGCACTTGGAAAAACTTTTTCATTCTATGAAAAAATTATTAAGCAGGTTTCATCATTTAAATCAGATTGGAGCTTCTACAATAAAAGCGGATGGCTGTTAAAAATTTATGATTCGAAAAAAGCGCTGCTTTACTTTGTTCCGCTTAAAAATGAATTTATGATAAGTATGACTATAAGAGAAAATGAACGGACTGTTTTTATGAAAGATGATGAATTATCTTTCTTTCACGAAGAGATGAATACCAGCAAAAAATATCCTGAAGGATATGCTTTAAGATTTATCATTAAAACGAAAACTGATTATGATAATGTGTCTTTATTCATTCAAAAATTAATTTCGATGAGATAA
- a CDS encoding pirin family protein — protein sequence MRTIKKIHYAESVPFEGLRTNSPLQSPNTSPIDPFILLNHHGPQTYEPNNTGLPFGPHPHRGMETVTFIIDGDLSHKDSAGHDSIIKSGGVQWMTAGSGVIHAEVSSEEFKRNGGNLEILQLWLNLPAKLRMAKPFYKGLQKDEIPFKSEDEGRAIVKAVSGEWKNIKGVIESISGVSIFILEMKSGGKLETSVPVDHNIFFYVVNGEVIVNEHQSSEGELVEFNHDSENIFIECKKDSVILFGHAKPYNETIFAYGPFVMNNRQEIQQAYEDYQAGKFGNWV from the coding sequence TTGCGGACAATTAAAAAAATACATTATGCTGAGTCAGTACCGTTTGAAGGATTGAGAACGAACTCTCCCCTTCAATCACCAAACACTTCACCAATTGATCCGTTTATTTTACTTAACCATCACGGTCCGCAAACATACGAACCAAACAACACCGGACTTCCATTTGGTCCGCATCCTCACAGGGGAATGGAAACAGTTACATTTATTATCGACGGTGATCTTTCACATAAAGATTCTGCCGGACATGACAGCATAATAAAATCAGGCGGTGTTCAATGGATGACCGCTGGAAGCGGAGTTATACACGCTGAAGTTTCGTCAGAAGAATTTAAAAGGAACGGCGGCAATCTTGAAATACTTCAACTGTGGCTTAACCTTCCCGCAAAACTAAGAATGGCAAAACCGTTTTATAAAGGATTACAAAAAGATGAAATCCCTTTTAAAAGTGAAGATGAAGGCAGAGCAATCGTTAAGGCAGTTTCAGGTGAATGGAAAAATATTAAAGGTGTTATTGAATCAATATCGGGAGTATCAATATTTATTCTTGAAATGAAGTCTGGAGGAAAACTTGAAACAAGTGTTCCTGTTGATCATAACATATTCTTCTATGTGGTGAACGGAGAAGTAATCGTAAATGAACATCAGTCATCTGAAGGTGAACTTGTGGAGTTTAATCATGACTCCGAAAATATTTTTATTGAATGCAAAAAAGATTCTGTAATCCTGTTCGGACATGCAAAGCCATATAACGAAACTATTTTTGCATACGGTCCTTTTGTTATGAACAACCGCCAGGAAATACAGCAGGCTTATGAAGATTACCAGGCTGGAAAATTCGGCAACTGGGTTTAA
- a CDS encoding bifunctional transcriptional activator/DNA repair protein Ada, giving the protein MLSNTSMYNALVRKDSSFEGIFFAAVKTTGIFCRPTCTARKPKKENVEFFKTTKDAMLSGYRPCKVCNPLEKSGETPSYIKSILKELSENPTIKFKDYDLRKRNIEPNKIRRWFIKNHGMTFHSYQRVYRINSAFKKIQNGDSVTTAAFDSGYDSLSGFGDSFKNIFGVSPVKSKNKNVIDITRLETPLGTMFAAAIDDGICLLEFSDRRMLETELKYLSKKYGATIVQGNNKHFEILQEQLREYFDGKRKKFTVPVVTPGTEFQNNVWNELQTIPYATTRSYKEQATALNKPESVRAVANANGMNRIAIIIPCHRVIGSDGNLTGYGGGLWRKKWLLDFERSNK; this is encoded by the coding sequence ATGCTTTCAAACACATCAATGTATAACGCGCTTGTAAGGAAAGATTCTTCATTCGAGGGAATATTCTTTGCGGCAGTTAAAACCACTGGAATTTTTTGCAGACCAACCTGTACAGCGCGTAAACCTAAAAAGGAAAATGTCGAGTTCTTCAAAACAACAAAAGATGCAATGCTCAGCGGGTACAGACCTTGCAAAGTTTGTAATCCATTAGAGAAATCGGGCGAAACTCCATCTTACATAAAAAGTATTTTGAAAGAGTTGAGTGAAAATCCTACCATAAAATTTAAAGATTATGATCTCCGCAAACGCAACATTGAACCAAATAAGATCAGGCGATGGTTTATAAAAAATCACGGTATGACGTTTCATTCATACCAAAGAGTTTACAGGATAAATTCAGCATTCAAAAAAATTCAGAACGGAGATTCAGTGACAACAGCGGCATTTGATTCAGGTTATGATTCATTAAGCGGGTTCGGTGATTCATTCAAAAATATTTTCGGTGTATCCCCTGTAAAAAGTAAAAACAAAAATGTTATTGATATAACAAGACTTGAAACTCCCCTCGGAACAATGTTTGCCGCAGCTATTGATGACGGAATTTGTCTGCTGGAATTTTCTGACAGAAGAATGCTTGAAACCGAACTGAAATACCTTTCAAAAAAATACGGGGCAACGATTGTTCAGGGAAATAACAAACATTTCGAAATACTTCAGGAGCAGTTAAGAGAATATTTCGATGGGAAAAGAAAAAAGTTTACCGTTCCCGTTGTAACGCCGGGCACAGAATTTCAGAATAATGTCTGGAATGAACTTCAGACTATTCCTTATGCAACAACGCGATCATATAAAGAACAAGCGACCGCATTAAACAAACCGGAATCTGTACGTGCAGTAGCAAACGCAAATGGTATGAACAGGATTGCAATAATAATTCCCTGCCACAGGGTTATTGGTTCTGATGGAAATCTTACAGGTTACGGCGGAGGATTATGGAGAAAGAAATGGCTCCTGGATTTTGAGCGTTCAAATAAATAA
- a CDS encoding dihydrofolate reductase — protein sequence MQPERKVFVYIAISLDGYIAKENDDISFLSIVDKPGEDYGYSEFIKDVDTVIIGRKTYDKVLTFGIEFPHKDKRCYVITRTPREPADKLIFYTHSLRDLVLKLKQEEGKNIFVDGGSEIINTLLKQNLVDEFIISVIPVLLGGGIKLFRDGRPGMNLKLIGSKEFDTGLIQLHYRKISDQQ from the coding sequence ATGCAACCAGAAAGAAAAGTGTTTGTTTATATCGCAATAAGTCTGGATGGTTATATTGCTAAAGAAAATGATGATATAAGTTTTCTATCGATTGTTGATAAGCCCGGTGAAGATTACGGCTACTCTGAATTTATAAAAGATGTTGATACAGTTATTATCGGAAGAAAAACTTATGACAAGGTTTTAACTTTCGGTATCGAGTTTCCGCATAAAGACAAACGCTGTTATGTAATTACACGAACACCGCGTGAGCCGGCTGATAAACTTATTTTTTACACACACAGTCTTAGGGATCTTGTTCTAAAACTAAAACAGGAAGAAGGAAAAAATATTTTTGTAGACGGCGGTTCGGAAATAATAAATACTTTACTGAAACAAAACCTGGTTGATGAATTTATTATATCCGTCATTCCCGTATTGCTTGGGGGCGGAATAAAGCTTTTCAGAGACGGCAGACCGGGAATGAATTTAAAATTAATCGGATCGAAAGAATTTGATACCGGTTTAATCCAGCTTCATTACAGAAAAATCAGTGATCAACAATAA
- a CDS encoding SRPBCC family protein: MKYSTEIEINLPVNKVIELFDNPDNMKEWQPGLESFEHLSGTPGQPGAKSKLKYKMGKREIEMIETVTVRNLPEEFSGTYKAKGVFNIVKNKFVPLNDGKTKYITEHDFQFTGMMKLFGLLMPGAFRKESFKLMKQFKEFAEKSGK, from the coding sequence ATGAAATACTCAACAGAAATTGAAATAAATCTTCCGGTAAACAAAGTGATTGAACTTTTTGATAATCCCGATAACATGAAAGAATGGCAGCCGGGTCTGGAGAGTTTTGAACATTTAAGCGGAACACCGGGACAGCCGGGGGCTAAGTCAAAACTGAAATACAAAATGGGAAAACGGGAAATTGAAATGATTGAGACTGTGACTGTGAGAAATTTACCAGAAGAATTTTCCGGAACTTACAAGGCAAAAGGTGTATTCAATATTGTTAAAAATAAATTCGTTCCTTTAAATGATGGAAAAACAAAATACATTACAGAACATGATTTTCAATTCACCGGTATGATGAAGTTATTCGGTTTGCTGATGCCCGGGGCTTTCAGGAAAGAGTCATTCAAACTGATGAAACAGTTTAAAGAGTTCGCGGAAAAATCAGGTAAATAA
- a CDS encoding DUF1801 domain-containing protein codes for MYELKTKLNDASVQKFLNSVKDEKQREDSFVILDIMTTITKQPPKMWGPSIIGFGSYHYKYESGHEGDMCLTGFSPRKQSLTLYILPGFEKNKDLMEKLGKYKTGKSCLYIKKLEDVDMKVLKDLIKRGLAQTKESVKKYK; via the coding sequence ATGTACGAATTAAAAACAAAACTTAATGATGCAAGCGTTCAAAAATTTTTGAATTCAGTTAAAGATGAAAAACAGCGCGAAGACAGTTTTGTTATACTTGATATTATGACAACAATAACAAAGCAGCCTCCAAAAATGTGGGGACCTAGTATTATCGGTTTTGGTTCTTATCATTATAAATACGAAAGCGGACACGAGGGTGATATGTGCCTTACAGGCTTTTCACCGCGCAAACAAAGTCTGACACTTTATATTTTGCCCGGATTTGAAAAGAACAAAGACCTGATGGAAAAACTCGGCAAGTATAAAACCGGCAAGTCATGTTTGTACATAAAAAAACTTGAAGATGTTGATATGAAAGTATTGAAAGACCTTATCAAACGCGGGCTTGCGCAAACAAAAGAGTCAGTGAAAAAGTATAAATAA
- a CDS encoding cellulase family glycosylhydrolase → MKSGYNVSIKFLVFAILIFTLILAFTGSSYPQGFLKASGKKIVKGNGDEILLRGIGLGGWLVPEGYMLQTSGFANSPTQIRNKIKALIGEANAETFWDLYYANYVNRLDINRIKEWGFNSIRLPMHYDLLTERNQPYVYIEEGFAQIDSLLSWCEANQLYLILDLHCAPGGQNAENISDYDPAYPSLWESDLNKQRTIALWKKLAERYVNKEWIGGYDLINETAWDLGTNNVPLRQLFIDITTAIREVDTNHIVFIEGNWFATDFSGLTPPWDNNMVYSFHKYWNENSPSAIGYLLNIRNTHNVPLWLGESGENSNQWFSDCISLMEANNIGWAWWPHKKIGSIADPLSAIKTNDYNYLLRYWNGQVSQPTLQFSVNALNTQAQKLHISQCVYQKDVIDAIFRLPHSSANLKFADNIVPGIINAVDYDMGRNNSAYSDVDYHNIQGNGGPAYNSGWSYRNDGVDIEASSHPFSNGFNIAFIQTGEYVNYTIDVQQSGLYDINIEYAANQSGGNMLLRMDGNNITNPLSLPVTGGWQNWSTLVVPDIWLPQGTHTFSVNFYFGGFNIAFYEFVLTVSDVEDESNTINEFKLEQNYPNPFNPTTKIQFTLPSVETGHAPSLHVTLKIFDVLGNEVATLVDGYKETGKHEVNFDASGLASGIYYYQLKAGSFIQTNKMMILK, encoded by the coding sequence ATGAAATCTGGTTACAACGTTTCAATAAAGTTTTTAGTTTTTGCTATTCTCATTTTCACTCTGATTCTTGCTTTCACCGGGTCATCTTACCCGCAGGGTTTTCTTAAAGCCTCAGGCAAAAAAATTGTTAAAGGTAATGGCGATGAAATTCTTCTCCGCGGAATTGGACTTGGCGGATGGCTTGTACCTGAAGGCTATATGCTTCAGACAAGCGGATTTGCAAATTCACCTACGCAGATAAGAAATAAAATCAAAGCATTAATTGGTGAAGCTAATGCAGAAACTTTCTGGGATCTATACTACGCAAACTATGTTAACCGTCTTGATATTAACCGCATTAAAGAATGGGGATTCAATTCAATAAGACTGCCTATGCATTATGATCTGCTTACCGAACGCAATCAACCGTATGTTTACATCGAAGAAGGGTTCGCGCAGATTGATTCATTATTAAGTTGGTGCGAAGCTAATCAACTTTATCTTATTCTTGATTTACATTGTGCCCCCGGAGGACAGAATGCAGAGAACATAAGTGATTACGATCCTGCATATCCATCACTATGGGAAAGTGATTTAAACAAACAACGGACAATCGCTTTATGGAAAAAACTCGCCGAACGTTACGTGAACAAAGAATGGATCGGCGGTTATGATCTTATAAATGAAACAGCATGGGACCTTGGAACGAATAATGTTCCTCTCAGACAATTATTCATTGATATCACAACAGCAATCCGTGAAGTAGATACAAATCATATTGTGTTTATCGAAGGCAACTGGTTCGCAACTGATTTCAGCGGACTTACGCCGCCCTGGGACAATAACATGGTTTACAGTTTTCACAAATACTGGAATGAAAATTCTCCAAGTGCGATTGGGTATTTATTGAATATCAGAAATACACATAATGTTCCATTGTGGCTTGGCGAGTCGGGTGAAAATTCAAATCAATGGTTCAGTGACTGTATAAGTCTTATGGAAGCAAACAACATCGGGTGGGCGTGGTGGCCGCATAAAAAGATTGGTTCTATTGCCGATCCGCTTTCAGCAATAAAAACAAACGACTATAATTATTTACTTCGATACTGGAACGGACAGGTTTCTCAGCCAACTCTCCAATTTTCTGTTAATGCGTTAAATACTCAGGCGCAAAAACTACATATAAGCCAGTGTGTATATCAGAAGGATGTCATTGATGCAATTTTCCGCCTGCCTCATTCAAGTGCTAATCTAAAATTTGCCGATAATATAGTTCCGGGTATAATCAACGCGGTTGATTATGATATGGGTAGAAACAATTCGGCATATAGTGATGTTGATTATCATAATATACAGGGTAACGGGGGACCAGCTTATAACAGCGGATGGTCGTACCGCAATGACGGTGTTGATATAGAAGCGTCAAGTCATCCGTTCTCTAACGGTTTTAATATTGCATTCATACAGACCGGTGAATATGTAAACTATACCATTGATGTTCAGCAGTCAGGATTATATGATATAAATATTGAATATGCCGCAAACCAATCAGGCGGAAACATGCTGTTGCGTATGGATGGAAATAATATAACAAACCCACTGTCACTGCCTGTAACAGGTGGCTGGCAGAACTGGAGTACTTTAGTTGTCCCGGATATCTGGCTGCCGCAGGGGACACATACATTCAGTGTTAATTTTTATTTCGGCGGATTTAATATTGCGTTTTATGAATTTGTTCTGACCGTAAGCGATGTTGAAGATGAATCAAATACAATAAACGAATTTAAACTTGAACAGAATTACCCGAATCCATTTAACCCGACTACAAAAATTCAATTTACACTTCCATCCGTAGAGACGGGGCATGCCCCGTCTCTACACGTGACGTTAAAAATTTTTGATGTATTAGGAAATGAAGTAGCAACGCTGGTTGATGGATACAAAGAAACAGGAAAACATGAAGTCAACTTTGATGCATCCGGATTAGCTTCAGGGATTTATTACTATCAGCTTAAAGCCGGTTCATTTATACAGACAAATAAAATGATGATACTGAAATAG
- a CDS encoding SemiSWEET transporter produces the protein MSSDFIFGYLAAFCTTASFVPQAFKVFKTRKTSDISIGMFLLMTLGVLSWLIYGLILLSPPIIAANSITLLLSLYILLMKFRLDYLKK, from the coding sequence ATGAGTTCCGATTTTATCTTCGGCTATCTGGCTGCCTTCTGTACAACCGCATCTTTTGTTCCGCAGGCTTTTAAAGTTTTCAAAACCAGAAAGACTTCTGATATCTCTATCGGAATGTTTTTATTAATGACGCTCGGTGTGTTAAGCTGGCTGATATACGGGTTAATTCTGCTTTCCCCTCCAATCATTGCCGCAAATTCGATTACACTTCTGCTTTCACTTTACATTCTTTTAATGAAGTTCAGGCTTGACTATCTAAAAAAGTGA
- a CDS encoding glycosyltransferase family 2 protein — MPLFSLLIPVYNRGKLITETIDSVLNQSFKDFEIIVVDDGSSDDSLEVLKGYGDKIILLQQNNSGPEVARNLAAANAKGGYFVFLDSDDLLLDWTLETYAKIISRFNQPGILLGKLFAYRNENELMSLNKIKTPIEVVVYDDYLKKDRKNWSSSSIIVVKKKVFFDAGGLRNSTPNTFHIDDHNFLMRTCTYGSMILVEHPYTVLYRLHETNSIHNLQLIINGVQRLKSAEINGEYPGGSSRKFERMASIGGPFYGWALSMLNNNHYLLAAELFFSGLPMIIANVIRKIKLKLTGVKQSVIIE; from the coding sequence ATGCCTTTATTCAGCTTACTTATTCCTGTTTACAACAGGGGAAAATTAATTACCGAAACTATCGACTCCGTGTTGAACCAATCTTTTAAAGATTTTGAAATCATTGTTGTTGATGACGGATCAAGTGATGATTCTCTTGAAGTGCTTAAAGGTTACGGCGATAAAATAATTCTGCTTCAGCAAAATAATTCGGGTCCTGAGGTTGCACGCAATCTTGCTGCAGCAAATGCTAAAGGCGGATATTTTGTTTTTTTAGACAGTGATGACCTTCTGCTTGATTGGACTCTTGAAACTTATGCTAAAATTATTTCAAGGTTTAATCAGCCGGGAATCTTACTCGGTAAACTTTTTGCGTACAGGAATGAAAATGAATTGATGTCATTGAACAAAATCAAAACTCCAATTGAAGTCGTTGTGTATGATGACTATCTGAAGAAAGACAGGAAGAACTGGAGTTCAAGCAGTATAATCGTTGTTAAGAAAAAAGTATTTTTTGATGCGGGAGGATTAAGGAACAGCACTCCGAATACATTTCACATTGATGATCATAATTTTTTAATGCGTACCTGTACTTACGGATCAATGATTCTTGTTGAACACCCTTACACTGTACTTTACCGTTTGCATGAAACCAATTCGATTCACAATCTTCAATTGATCATTAATGGTGTGCAGCGGTTAAAGTCGGCAGAAATAAATGGTGAATATCCGGGCGGCTCTTCTCGTAAGTTTGAAAGAATGGCTTCAATTGGCGGGCCGTTTTACGGCTGGGCTTTGTCTATGTTAAACAACAATCACTACCTGCTTGCTGCGGAACTTTTCTTTTCAGGTTTACCGATGATTATCGCGAACGTAATTCGGAAAATAAAACTAAAGCTAACAGGTGTTAAACAATCAGTTATTATTGAATAA
- a CDS encoding ATP-dependent DNA helicase RecQ: MSAKLSTLKKYFGYDSFRGVQEKVINRIVDEKKHSLVLMPTGSGKSLCYQVPALMFEGGTIVISPLIALMQDQVDALRKKNIPAAFINSTLSAEERESRLKDFLNDKLKLLYVTPERFRKKDFAERISKKKISLLAVDEAHCISEWGHDFRPDYSRIGEFRDLLGNPLTIALTATATKDVQKDIVKKLHLAESEIEVFHQGIDRPNLRLEVRDVFDEKEKMNEIVSVLNNYKGAGIIYFSLIQTLEKYSEKLDDKGFKHLVYHGKLSDKERKQNQRKFLTSDSLILATNAFGMGIDKPDIRFVIHNEVPSSVESYYQEIGRAGRDGKDSICMLLYNQDDLAIQMDFIKWSNPDSNFYSALYDLLKRDIQMVNASGIDSIREQMHYKNRNDFRIETALNMMDRYGVTEGAIENNNLSIISDLPDELLDEERLKAKLLSDNKKLYSMVQYFKQQECRRRFISGYFGFNSDKCGNCDNCSDVENVN; this comes from the coding sequence ATGTCGGCTAAACTTTCAACTCTTAAAAAATATTTCGGTTATGATTCTTTCAGAGGCGTGCAGGAGAAAGTAATTAACCGGATTGTTGATGAAAAAAAACATTCGCTTGTTTTAATGCCCACCGGAAGCGGAAAATCTTTATGCTACCAGGTTCCCGCATTAATGTTTGAAGGCGGAACAATTGTTATCAGCCCATTAATTGCACTTATGCAGGACCAGGTTGATGCACTCCGCAAAAAAAATATTCCTGCAGCTTTTATCAATTCAACATTATCTGCTGAGGAAAGAGAATCACGGCTAAAAGATTTTTTGAATGATAAACTGAAACTTCTTTATGTAACTCCGGAAAGATTTCGTAAAAAAGATTTTGCAGAACGAATCAGTAAAAAGAAAATTTCCCTTCTCGCTGTTGATGAAGCTCATTGTATCTCTGAATGGGGACATGATTTTCGTCCTGATTACTCACGTATCGGTGAGTTCCGAGATCTGCTTGGTAATCCTTTAACAATTGCTCTAACGGCAACTGCAACTAAGGATGTTCAGAAGGACATCGTTAAAAAACTTCATTTAGCTGAAAGCGAAATTGAGGTTTTTCACCAGGGAATCGACAGACCAAATCTTCGCCTTGAAGTAAGAGATGTATTTGATGAAAAAGAAAAGATGAATGAAATAGTATCAGTACTGAATAATTATAAAGGCGCGGGTATAATTTATTTTTCATTAATACAGACACTCGAAAAATATTCAGAGAAACTCGACGATAAAGGTTTTAAACACCTTGTTTATCACGGTAAACTTTCAGACAAAGAACGAAAACAAAACCAGCGCAAATTTTTAACAAGTGATTCTCTTATTCTCGCAACTAACGCATTTGGGATGGGAATAGATAAACCTGATATTCGTTTCGTCATTCACAATGAAGTGCCGTCTTCAGTTGAATCATATTACCAGGAAATCGGCAGAGCCGGAAGAGATGGAAAAGATTCAATATGTATGCTTCTTTATAACCAGGATGATCTTGCCATTCAAATGGATTTTATAAAATGGTCAAATCCTGATTCAAATTTTTATTCTGCTTTATATGATCTGTTGAAACGTGATATTCAAATGGTGAATGCTTCGGGCATTGATTCTATCCGTGAACAAATGCATTATAAAAACAGGAATGACTTCCGGATAGAAACTGCACTTAATATGATGGACAGGTATGGAGTTACTGAAGGTGCAATTGAAAATAATAATCTTTCAATTATCTCTGATTTACCAGATGAACTTTTAGATGAGGAAAGACTGAAAGCAAAACTACTAAGCGATAATAAAAAACTTTACTCAATGGTTCAGTATTTTAAACAGCAGGAATGCAGAAGAAGATTTATTTCAGGCTATTTTGGTTTTAATTCTGATAAGTGTGGTAACTGTGATAACTGCAGTGATGTTGAAAATGTGAATTAA
- a CDS encoding HEAT repeat domain-containing protein: protein MKNRLLTTAKRNLVLLTGVLMLALSVNLTAQGDKVVKKEISENMLKNLEVAINSENEGLRRSAVYLAGKYKVAEVVDDLTEILSTEKDPNNRVLIALALNEIGSEEALKALKKLSVNDEDVYVRRMSLAIVNK from the coding sequence ATGAAAAACAGATTATTGACTACCGCAAAAAGAAACCTGGTTTTATTAACCGGAGTATTAATGCTTGCACTAAGCGTTAATCTTACAGCTCAAGGTGATAAAGTTGTTAAAAAAGAGATAAGTGAAAACATGCTAAAGAACCTTGAAGTTGCTATCAACTCTGAAAATGAAGGACTTAGACGAAGTGCCGTTTACCTTGCAGGAAAGTATAAAGTTGCCGAAGTAGTTGATGACCTTACAGAAATATTATCAACCGAAAAAGATCCGAATAACAGGGTGTTGATAGCACTTGCATTAAATGAAATAGGAAGTGAAGAAGCTCTTAAAGCTCTAAAAAAACTTTCCGTAAATGATGAAGATGTTTATGTAAGACGAATGAGTTTAGCCATAGTTAACAAATAA
- a CDS encoding alpha/beta fold hydrolase: MKKFIKIFSIALIIISIAIYFIIDYAVENVLPYSIIRPSRVTADDIRKFNDGVVLPSDLNLKYEQFDITVEDTLKLKGWFIHSQIQPATGTIFLLHGIGNSKSVMLRTSKMLVEQGFNCVVYDSRANGESGGLNCTFGYYEKKDLSAYIDSAIVLFSGSGPFAVFGTSLGAAVAIQAMSEDHRIVCGIAQSPFGSLREIVRDYFSRVIVLSINSIPDNSLNKAEVIAHFSADSVQPLLSASKITQPTMIVHGLNDSHIKPEYGKQIYENLRSPVKIWYPIEQAGHNDVSAIGGQIYNREIISFFKKYLTEGL; the protein is encoded by the coding sequence TTGAAGAAGTTTATTAAAATATTTTCGATTGCATTAATCATTATCTCGATCGCAATATATTTTATAATTGATTATGCTGTTGAGAATGTGTTGCCATACTCTATTATTCGACCGTCAAGAGTTACAGCCGATGACATCAGAAAATTTAATGACGGAGTTGTACTACCATCTGACCTTAATCTTAAATATGAACAATTTGATATCACAGTTGAAGATACATTAAAGCTTAAGGGTTGGTTTATCCATTCGCAAATCCAACCAGCTACCGGTACAATATTTTTACTTCATGGAATCGGAAACTCAAAATCCGTAATGCTTCGCACATCAAAAATGTTAGTTGAACAAGGATTTAATTGTGTTGTTTATGATTCAAGAGCAAATGGAGAAAGCGGGGGATTGAACTGCACGTTTGGTTACTACGAGAAAAAAGATCTCTCAGCTTATATAGATTCAGCAATAGTTCTTTTTAGTGGATCGGGTCCATTCGCAGTTTTCGGAACTTCACTCGGTGCTGCCGTCGCAATTCAGGCAATGTCAGAAGATCATAGAATTGTTTGTGGAATTGCTCAAAGCCCATTCGGATCGCTTCGCGAAATTGTCAGAGATTATTTTTCCAGAGTCATTGTTTTGAGTATTAATTCTATTCCAGATAATTCATTAAATAAAGCTGAAGTTATTGCTCATTTTTCTGCAGATAGTGTACAGCCGCTTCTTTCTGCTTCTAAAATCACTCAACCAACAATGATTGTACATGGTTTAAATGATAGTCATATCAAACCTGAATATGGAAAGCAGATTTATGAGAACTTACGGTCACCTGTCAAAATCTGGTACCCAATTGAGCAAGCTGGTCATAATGATGTTTCTGCTATAGGTGGTCAGATATATAACCGTGAAATAATTTCATTTTTTAAAAAGTATCTGACAGAAGGGCTTTAA